In Papaver somniferum cultivar HN1 chromosome 1, ASM357369v1, whole genome shotgun sequence, a genomic segment contains:
- the LOC113281462 gene encoding probable sugar phosphate/phosphate translocator At1g06470, with the protein MVDSNLEVEKDDAIELQDIQKESDRPVLRREPSFSRWFDEDGVIHFDRPLEHADETVEDSDFELPFLQTEGQESKLLSKDRLSNPRNMHLNGNHTMPMVRTHNHVDENTNGLNYVPFDIENESIRELPVSDFDAHDSSSRGSHKTTLDTQNSLDMAIVLKTLFFILVWYTFSTCLTIYNKTLLGEKLGKFPAPMLMNTIHFGMQAVLSNFITWFWSNRFQPTVTMSWKDYFMRVVPTALGTALDINLSNASLVFISITFATMCKSASPIFLLLFAFAFKLESPSVKLLGIISVISVGILLTVAKETEFQFWGFVFVMLAAVMSGFRWSMTQILLQKETYGLKNPLTLMSYVTPVMAVATAILSLAMDPWDEFRKNIYFDSSWHVFRSALLMFLGGTLAFFMVLTEYILVSATSAVTVTIAGVVKEVVTILVAVFYFHDKFTWLKGVGLFIIIFGVSLFNWYKYQKHQERQTSVVDESGLSPKNVAAKYVILEEMEDHDVDT; encoded by the exons ATGGTAGACAGTAATTTGGAGGTGGAAAAGGATGATGCAATTGAGCTTCAAGATATTCAGAAAGAAAGTGACAGACCGGTTCTTCGAAGGGAACCATCTTTCTCACGCTGGTTTGACGAGGACGGCGTCATTCATTTCGATCGTCCTTTGGAGCATGCTGATGAAACTGTAGAAGACTCTGATTTTGAGTTGCCGTTTCTTCAAACTGAAGGACAAGAGAGCAAATTATTGAGCAAGGACCGACTGTCTAATCCGAGAAACATGCACCTGAATGGGAATCACACCATGCCCATGGTTAGGACTCATAATCATGTGGATGAAAATACAAATGGACTGAACTATGTGCCATTTGACATTGAAAATGAGTCTATTCGAGAATTGCCTGTTTCAGATTTTGATGCCCATGACTCCAGTTCAAGAGGAAGCCATAAAACGACACTGGATACACAGAATTCTCTTGATATGGCCATTGTGCTCAAGACATTGTTTTTCATACTCGTATGGTACACTTTCAGTACATGTTTGACAAT TTATAACAAAACATTATTAGGAGAAAAGTTGGGTAAATTCCCGGCTCCCATGTTGATGAATACTATCCACTTTGGGATGCAAGCTGTTCTATCGAATTTTATTACATGGTTTTGGTCTAACAGATTTCAACCCACAGTAACAATGTCATGGAAGGATTACTTCATGAGAG TTGTTCCCACGGCTCTTGGAACTGCACTGGACATAAACCTGAGCAATGCCTCTCTTGTGTTCATCTCTATCACATTTGCCACCATG TGTAAATCAGCATCTCCTATATTTCTACTTCTATTTGCTTTTGCATTCAA GTTGGAGTCTCCAAGTGTTAAACTTCTTGGCATCATATCAGTCATCTCTGTTGGAATTTTGTTAACAG TTGCAAAGGAAACAGAGTTTCAATTTTGGGGATTCGTATTTGTTATGCTTGCTGCTGTCATGTCTGGGTTTCGCTGGTCCATGACTCAGATTCTTTTGCAG AAAGAAACTTATG GTCTAAAGAACCCACTTACTCTGATGAGCTATGTTACTCCAGTTATGGCTGTGGCAACTGCTATACTCTCTCTTGCTATGGATCCATGGGATGAATTCAGAAAGAATAtttactttgatagttcatggcaTGTCTTTCGAAGTGCATTGTTGATGTTTCTTGGCGGAACGCTAGCCTTCTTTATG GTTTTAACAGAATACATTCTTGTCTCAGCAACCAGTGCGGTAACTGTAACAATTGCAGGAGTCGTCAAGGAAGTTGTCACTATTTTG GttgcggtgttttacttccatgaCAAATTTACCTGGTTGAAGGGAGTTGGGCTCTTCATAATAATCTTTGGTGTCAGTTTATTCAACTGGTACAA ATATCAAAAGCATCAAGAACGCCAAACTAGTGTAGTTGATGAATCTGGGTTATCACCCAAAAATGTAGCTGCGAAGTATGTTATCCTTGAGGAGATGGAGGATCACGATGTCGATACTTGA